TCCTTCTGCTGAGCCATCCCAACTCCCAGTCCCACTGCACCCACGAGCTACAAAACCAGGACAAAGAAAAGGATATCAGTAAACTCTCAAGTGAGAAACCAACCACCAAAAACAACAGTCAATGGAAGATatagaaaacaaacaaaattgtATTTTCTCATAACAAACGTGGTACAACATTCGCTACCTAATGGTAAGAAGTAACGCATCTAGTGTGTTAAATCAACAAATCACTACTGTATGATCATACCCAGGTGTAGGGCCACCTATATCTGTCCGCACCCCAACCGCTGCCACCACACTGCACTGTAGCTGCCTCTACCACTGCCGTGTACGCTAGCACACTTGGGGCTTATTCGGTTTGGAGGAATTTGAcccataggaataggaaaaatgaAGTATTATGAATGTTTGCACATATCAATCCATAGAAATTTTCTAAGAGGTTTGAGTGGATGAAAAAATTCATATGTTTTCTCTATAGAACTTATAGTAAGGGAAATTTTCCTTTGGTTTTCCTATACTTCAATCCTAGAAACCAAATGACACTCATAGAAATTAATCCTTAGAAATccaattcctttgtttttcctccaaaacaaacaaactgaTCTTACCAAAAACGGCCCGGCCTTCTACCGCAGCAACTACCTCCGCTACACCACTGCAGCTCGCTCCTTTCCAGTTGCttgaggaagaaagaaagaagggtTAGCGGTCGCCGTCATCACAGCCGCAGTTTCCACCCCAGCGGTCTGCTTAGATGATGGTGAGGGAGGGAGATGGAAGAAGGTTGCGGCGCCGGCAAAATGAGTCATCACCGGTGGGGCAGTTATTTTTTAGAGTTGTGATTGTAAATTTGTCTAAAATACATGTTttgatttttagataatgggcaACACTCGGCCTCTGTATTCTTAGATGAATGCACACGGCCAAAATACAAGTTCTGATAGTCTTGGTTTCTTGGTAAGTCTATATTCAAAAGAACACAAACGTACATCCGGTCATGAGAACGAACCTTCTCAATATCCTCTATGGGACAATGGCCCTTTTCTTCTTatccttgttcttcttctgcccTTCCACCATTTTTGCCTAGGTGCAATAGATGTGTTAAGAGGCGCGCGTGGCAACACTAAACAAAGCGTGGAGACTTGGACACAAGCTAGCTAGTACCTTCTGCCGATGCACACTGCCGTTGAGCTGGTTGGGGTCAGGAACACCCTTCACCGGAGGAGCCCCTCTACCTGCGCCATGATCAGCCACGGCTTCTCCTCCATACCTCACCACCACCCCCTCGTACTCCACCACGAAGTCGTCGTTCTCGTAGACACGCACGTTCTCCAGGAACAGCCTGTACTCCTCTTCGATGTCAGCGTTGGCGTCGTACACGGCGGGCACCGTGGACGaggcctccttctcctcttcccccacctgcgccttcttcttcttgcatccTGCTGCCCCGCCGccccaggaggaggaggcggaggcgctccGCGGTCGACGGCGGATGCCGCGGCGTCCCTTGACGCTGGTCCTCCCCGCGGAGCCTATCTCGCCGGCGGCTTCGGGAACCTGGTGGTTCGGCTTCGGCATCGCTGGGGATAGTGGGGAATTCGTTCGATCGAGAACCAAGGTGAAAACGAAGCGGGTTGTGTTTGGCGGTGCGGGGCGAAGAGAGGCGACGAAATTTTGGGTGATGCGCCTGTGACCGTGCGAGATGGCCCTAGCTAGCTGTCGGAAAACTGGGCCACCGTAAGTTGGGCCGAGATGAGCATTATCTTTTTTGggcggaataagttcatctgaggtcccttaacttgtcaacgaatccgattttcgtcctccAACCGGAAAACTAGATACAACggatccctcaactatcaaaaccggtgcagattaggtccctcgacggttttaagggtggttttggctgacgtggtgcttacgtggctaatttgactcggtctttatctgacgtggcaatgacatggcgcttacgtggcaattcgatcttaaaaaaataataaaccccgtgggacccacatgtcagtttcacacaaattaataaaaaatggtggggcccacgtggccccacatgtcattctcacccctattcttcttcctcctctcttcatctctctctcctctctccagacACGATCGAGAGTTAGCggtgcgcggcggccggcgggagaggagggagcggcgcgcAGCCGCGGAGGCACATCTCCCGCAGCTGTGGGCGGaagaggaaggggcggcgggaggtggcgggaagcggcgggaggcggcttTGTCCTAACTCCTGAAGAACTAAGCAGCAGCAAAGGACACGACGTGTCAGAGATCCATGcgagcgaggaggagaggagagggaggggagaaggTGTGCGTGCTTACGTCACTGTCGAGGGctacggcggcggtggcgcggtgcCCCGGTGGCCCGGTCGGACGGCTCGATGGCAAGCAGCGTGTCGAGGAGGTcgagcgccggcggcgagaagtccCTGAACGTCTCGGCGATCTTCCGCCGGTACGGCCACTGCGGCTTGAACAGCGTCACGTCCGGCAGCTTCGCCTTCACCCAATACTATTTCGACGGCGACCTGCACAGCTTGAAGATCTTGTGCAGCTGCTCGATCTGTGTCGATCAGCAATGGCAAATCAGATGCCGATCCATTTCATCCACGCATAGATGATATCATGACATATAGATGGAGAGTTGAGgttataatatttatttatttaccttGGTTTGGCTGGGCAAGAATGCAAGATGGGCTTGCCGGCGAGAAGCTCGGCGAGGATGCAGGCATGCAGCCGGTGCTGcagaggtcgacggcgacgccgtactcggtggcgccgaggaggagctcCGGTGGGCGGTACCAGAGCGTGACGACGCGGCTGGTGAGCGGCTGCGGCCTTGCGGCGTCGAAGAAGGTGGCGAGGCCGAAGTCGGCGATCTTGAGCATGCCCGTCGCCGTCGGTGAGCAGGTTGGCGCCCTTGATGTCCCGATGCAGCACGTCCCGTTCATGGCAGCTGCGGAGCCCGACGAGGATCTGCGCCATGAAGCACTTGACCTGCGGCTCCGTGAAGTGCAGCACCGGCGTGGCGGCGAGGTCGTGGTCCATGTACTCGAAGACGAGGTAGAAGGGTGagattgacatgtggggcccacgtgggccccaccattttttattaatttgtgcgAAACTGATGCCCATACCTAATTTAGTACCATTCTGGAACTTCCTTCGCTATAAAAAGTAtattggtagcaaactaaacaTAAATCCTATCTTACTGTAAAGTTATCCCttactaactccttaagcttgacatgtaaagatgccacatcattatccactaacaagatgccacatcatcatccactaacaatcatcacatttaaacatcatgtaaacatgctatatctttatagtttttataatttaaaagctttttaaatataaacatgttaaattatcattcaacataattcacataatgttttaatgtatatctttattatgttttaagatatcctatatacttatatagttcatcctcacttagttagtacttaaatgattaatctatggttcaaattatatttctcctttttgctctaattaagtcatatcacatcaattatttttggaaaaagtacgaattacccccccgaactatcacggtcgtccgaattacccccctgaacccgaaaaccggacattcttcacccccaactatgcaaaccggacgaattacccccctcgacccaatctgCGGTTGTTttagtctacgtggcgtacacgtgtcagtccagtcagcattctatttattaaaaaattatgggaCCACTTGTCATACTCTCATccactcttcctctccctctctcactctctctctctctcttctctctctcactcttcctctctctctcacaaacGGCAGGCCGCAGGCGGGGGACagagcatcggcggcggcggccgcgacggcAAGTGGGGgacagagcggcggcggcggcgcgtcgccaACGCGGTACGTGATGACCAACTTCGGCAACTTCCAGCTCCTGGCCTGGGACAAGAGCTCGTTGGAGTGGATCACCTTCAGCTCGTTCCCGACGCACCAGTGCACCACGTACGGCTACTGCGACATCAcgacgggcgccgccgccgccgccgccacgtgcaaGTGCCTCGACGGCTTCGAGCCAGCGAGCGGCGGGGAGTGGAGCGCCGGCAGGTTCTCGGGGGTTTGCCGGCGGAAGGAGGCGCCGCCCCGGCGCCGACGGGGATGGTTTCTTGGTGCTGCTGCGGATGAAGGTGCCGGACAAGTTCTCGACGCTCGCCGGGAACATGACGTTCGACGAGTGCGCGGCGAGGTGCGCCATGAACTGCTCGTGCGAGGCGTACGCCCACCGCCCACGCCGACCTGAGCAGCAGCAGTGCCCGGGGGGATTTCACAAGCATATGCAGGTTGTTTCATTTGCTGTTGGTTTAAAAATGACCTGAAAACTGTCAaagagaccaaaaaaaaaaatcaaaccagtTTCGTATTGCATTTGTTCATAATA
This window of the Oryza sativa Japonica Group chromosome 4, ASM3414082v1 genome carries:
- the LOC107275320 gene encoding uncharacterized protein, with translation MPKPNHQVPEAAGEIGSAGRTSVKGRRGIRRRPRSASASSSWGGGAAGCKKKKAQVGEEEKEASSTVPAVYDANADIEEEYRLFLENVRVYENDDFVVEYEGVVVRYGGEAVADHGAGRGAPPVKGVPDPNQLNGSVHRQKAKMVEGQKKNKDKKKRAIVP